A region from the Lolium perenne isolate Kyuss_39 chromosome 4, Kyuss_2.0, whole genome shotgun sequence genome encodes:
- the LOC139838978 gene encoding UDP-glycosyltransferase 83A1-like produces the protein MATTKPHVMVLPFPAQGHVTPFMELSHRLVDHGFEVTFVCTGLIHTLLLDAMPRNTDGNKTPLEGIRLVSIPDGMAESDDRRDLCKFVEAVSQYVPGYVEELIRETEASAEKKVKWLLADVNMGFCFRVAKNLGVRVAAVWPAAAASLGMWFRIPEMIEDGLIDDKGVAKREGTYEFGPKMPPICTARMPWVIDGPPEGQQAMFQVVVSDNAQATSHAEIIVCNSFLEGETTAFELFPNIVPIGPLFADQELRKPVGQFWPEDASCLEWLDAQPDNSVVYVAFGSFTIFGPRQFQELAEGLELTGRPFLWVVRPDFTSGGLSKAWFDEFSSRMAGKGMIVSWCPQQKVLAHPAVACFMSHCGWNSTTEGVRNGVPILCWPYFADQFTNRSYICDIWMTGLAVTAGEDSVVTKEEVQSKLEQLIGDKEIAERVRMLRDAARRSLNEGGSSYENFKRFVNLLTGVSRAVSLN, from the exons ATGGCCACTACGAAGCCTCACGTGATGGTGCTGCCATTTCCCGCGCAAGGCCACGTCACTCCGTTCATGGAGCTGtcgcaccgcctcgtcgaccatgGCTTCGAGGTCACCTTCGTCTGCACCGGGCTAATCCACACGCTCCTCCTCGACGCCATGCCGCGGAACACCGACGGCAACAAGACGCCGTTGGAGGGAATCCGCCTGGTGTCAATACCGGATGGCATGGCTGAAAGCGACGACCGCAGGGATCTCTGCAAGTTCGTGGAAGCGGTCTCGCAGTACGTGCCCGGCTACGTGGAGGAGCTCATCAGGGAGACGGAGGCGTCCGCGGAGAAGAAGGTGAAGTGGCTCCTCGCCGATGTGAACATGGGGTTCTGCTTCCGGGTTGCCAAGAACCTCGGCGTTCGGGTGGCTGCCGTCTGGCCGGCGGCAGCTGCGAGTCTCGGGATgtggttcaggattcccgagatgaTAGAAGATGGCCTCATTGACGACAAGG GCGTGGCAAAGCGAGAGGGAACGTACGAGTTCGGGCCCAAGATGCCGCCGATCTGCACGGCGCGCATGCCGTGGGTTATCGACGGCCCACCCGAGGGGCAGCAGGCAATGTTCCAAGTGGTGGTCTCCGACAACGCTCAGGCCACCAGCCATGCCGAGATCATCGTGTGCAACTCGTTTCTGGAAGGCGAGACCACGGCGTTCGAGCTGTTCCCTAACATAGTGCCCATCGGCCCGCTGTTCGCTGACCAGGAGCTCCGGAAGCCGGTGGGGCAGTTCTGGCCGGAAGATGCGAGCTGCTTGGAATGGCTCGACGCGCAGCCCGACAACTCGGTCGTGTACGTGGCGTTCGGCAGCTTCACCATTTTCGGCCCGCGGCAGTTCCAGGAGCTCGCCGAGGGGCTGGAGCTCACCGGCCGGCCTTTCTTGTGGGTGGTGCGCCCGGACTTCACCTCCGGCGGTCTGAGCAAGGCGTGGTTCGATGAGTTCTCGAGCCGCATGGCCGGCAAGGGCATGATCGTCAGCTGGTGCCCCCAGCAGAAG GTTCTGGCGCATCCCGCGGTGGCCTGCTTCATGTCGCACTGCGGGTGGAACTCGACGACGGAAGGGGTCAGGAACGGCGTGCCGATCTTGTGCTGGCCCTACTTCGCCGATCAATTCACGAACCGGAGCTACATTTGCGACATCTGGATGACCGGCTTGGCCGTGACGGCGGGTGAAGATAGCGTCGTGACTAAAGAAGAGGTGCAGAGCAAACTGGAGCAGCTCATCGGCGACAAGGAGATTGCAGAGAGGGTACGGATGCTCAGGGACGCAGCTCGCAGAAGCCTCAACGAGGGCGGCTCCTCGTACGAGAACTTCAAGAGATTTGTTAATCTCTTGACCGGAGTGAGCCGCGCCGTTTCACTTAATTAG